Within Terriglobales bacterium, the genomic segment CACTCAGCTAGAATCATGCGTTGCTCCGGCATCGGCTCGCTCACCGCTGAATGCTGACTGCTGATTTCATGTCCTACGCCTCCGCCGTCGAAAGCCTGCTCGCCCTCGGCCATGAGCTGCACGCCACGCCCTCGCACAAGTTCGACCTGGCGAACATGCGCGTGCTGCTGGAGGCGCTGGGGCATCCCGAGCGCCGCTTCGCCAGCGTGCTGGTCGCGGGGACCAACGGCAAGGGTTCCACCGCGGCCACGCTGGCCTCGATCCTCCAGGCTGCGGGGCACCACACCGGGCTCTACACCTCGCCGCACCTGCTGCGGGTGAACGAGCGCATACGCATCACGGGCGAAGAAATTTCCGACGATGACTTCGCTGCCGTGCACGCGCGGTCGGAAGAAGTGGCGCAGCGGCTGGTTACGGCAGGCTCCCTGCCCTGGCATCCCAGCTTCTTTGAGATGCTGACCGCCATGACCTTCGAGCATTTCGCAAATAGTGGTGTGCGCATCGCCGTGCTGGAAGTGGGAATGGGCGGGCGGCTGGACGCCACCAACGTGGTCGAGCCCGTGCTCAGCGTGATCACGGACATCGCGCTCGACCACCAGAAGTTCCTGGGGAACACGATGGCCGAAATCGCGCGCGAGAAGGCGGGCATCATCCGCCCGGGCGGCGTGGTGGTGACGCTGCCGCAGCATCCGGAAGCGAACGACGTGCTGGGCAATACGATTCTGGAGCGCGAGGCTCGAGGCGTGAATGCCGTGCCCTACATGCCGCCGGTTTCTCCGGGCGCGGAACGGGAAACTCGAAACTGGAAACTCGAAACTGATTTTCGCTCGCGCTATCCGCTCGAAGTTCTGGGCTCGACCATTACCGTCGATTCGCCGCTCACCGGACGCCACCAGCTTCGCAACCTGGCTTTGGCCATCGCTGCCGCAGTTGAACTCAATGCACAAGGCTTTCCGCTGACCGCGCAGGACGTCGAGCGCGGCATACGGCAGACGCGCTGGCGCGGGCGGTTGGAGATGCTGCCGGCCGCCGCCGGGCGCCCGCCCGTGCTGCTGGACGCCGCCCACAACCCGGCCGGCGCCTGGGCGCTGCGCGCCGCCTTCTCCGAGCTGGCGGGTGAGCGGCCGGTCACGCTGGTCTTTGGGGCAATGCGGGACAAGGCTATCGGCGAGATGGCGGAGATCCTGTTCCCCGTGGCCGCGCACGTGGTGGTTACCCGCGCCCAAAACCCTCGTTCTGCCACTCCGGATGAGGTGCGGGCCGCCGCCGCCCGCATGGGCGAAACTATCTCCGCCGAACCCGACGTCCCCACTGCCCTGCGCCGCGCCTTTCAAGTCGCCGGCAAGGATGGGCTGGTGGTCGTGGCCGGGTCCATTTACATTATCGGCGAAGCGATAGAAGCCATTGAGTCAGTCAATCCGTGAATCATTGAATCAGTGGAAGACGGTTGGGTCTTAGACGACCGGGTTTGCTTTTCAATGATTCAATGACCAAATGATTCAATGATTCGATCGATCCACCTCCGTGGCCAAGCGAACCAACCAACTCCGACACACTCTCAGTCTCCTCCGCTCCATCCTCATTCTCAACAACCTGATCTACCTCTACACGGTCGTGCTCGGGACGCTGTCGCTGGTGTCGTCTCTGTTCGACTCGAGCGGTCGCGTGCAGCACTGGTTCGCGCGCACCTGGTCGTGGCTCATCCTGAAGACTGCCATGTGCCCGGTGACGGTCGAGGGCCTGGACAAGATCGATACCTCGAAGCCCTACATGTACGCAGCCAATCATCTTTCGGCGCTGGACATCCCGGTGGTGTACGTCTACCTGCCCTTCCAGTTCCGCATCATGGCCAAGGAGGAGTTGTTTCACTATCCCTTCATGGGCTGGCACTTGCGGCGCTCGGGCCAGGTTTCCATCGACCGCTCGAACGCGCTGGCTTCCATGCGCAGCTTGAACCGCGCTGCGGAGACGCTGAAGGCCGGGATGCCGCTGGTGGTGTATCCCGAGGGCGGGCGCTCGGCCTCCGGCCAGATCATCCCCTTCCTGGGCGGAGTGTTCTACGCCGCTATCAAGGCGCAGGCGGACGTCGTCCCCATCGCACTGGTAGGCACGTACGAGGCGCTGCCCATGGACACCTTCCACATCATGCCGCGGCCCATGCTGATGCTGGTAGGCGAGCCCATCTCCACCGCCGGCCTGGTGCCGCGGGACATGGACGCGCTCGCGCTCAAGGTGCAAAAGGCGGTGGAAGACCTATACTATTCGCGCGCCGAGATTCCAGACCCACGTGTTCCATCGTCGGAAACGGTCGCCCCGCGAAGTGGCTGAATGGTGATTGCTGACTGCTGATTCTCATGAAACCCCGCATCGCCATCCCTGTCCCTCACTCCTCTGACAAAGACTACGACGACCGCGCCCTGCCGCAGTACCAGAAGGCCATCGAGCAGGCCGGCGGCGAGGTCGAAGTCATCCCACTGGACAAGTCGCAGGACGAAGTGGCGCAACTGCTGAAGGGCTGCGACGGCGTGCTTCTGCCGGGCAGTCCCGCCGACGTCGATCCGCAGAAATACAGCGCCAAACGCGACCCGCGCACCAACCCGCCGGACCCGCCGCGCGACGCCGTGGACGAACTGCTGCTGCAGGACGCCCACAATATGCGCAAGCCCTTGCTGGGCATCTGTTACGGCCTGCAGTCGCTGAACGTGTGGCGCACCGGCACGCTGCTGCAGCATGTCGAGACAGGTGTGAAGCACGATGCCGGGCGGCGTTTGAAGAAGGCCCACACCGTGAGCGTGGCTCCCGATTCACGCCTGGCCAAGATCCTGTCCGACGCCCCCGACACCAACCTCCACCCCTCGCCGGATTTCACCGCCATGCAGTTCAAGGTGAACTCCAGCCACCACCAGGCGGCCAAGAAGGCGGGCAGCGGCTTGCGCGTGGCCGCCCGCTGCCCCGACGACAGCATCATCGAG encodes:
- a CDS encoding folylpolyglutamate synthase/dihydrofolate synthase family protein, with the protein product MSYASAVESLLALGHELHATPSHKFDLANMRVLLEALGHPERRFASVLVAGTNGKGSTAATLASILQAAGHHTGLYTSPHLLRVNERIRITGEEISDDDFAAVHARSEEVAQRLVTAGSLPWHPSFFEMLTAMTFEHFANSGVRIAVLEVGMGGRLDATNVVEPVLSVITDIALDHQKFLGNTMAEIAREKAGIIRPGGVVVTLPQHPEANDVLGNTILEREARGVNAVPYMPPVSPGAERETRNWKLETDFRSRYPLEVLGSTITVDSPLTGRHQLRNLALAIAAAVELNAQGFPLTAQDVERGIRQTRWRGRLEMLPAAAGRPPVLLDAAHNPAGAWALRAAFSELAGERPVTLVFGAMRDKAIGEMAEILFPVAAHVVVTRAQNPRSATPDEVRAAAARMGETISAEPDVPTALRRAFQVAGKDGLVVVAGSIYIIGEAIEAIESVNP
- a CDS encoding lysophospholipid acyltransferase family protein, which produces MAKRTNQLRHTLSLLRSILILNNLIYLYTVVLGTLSLVSSLFDSSGRVQHWFARTWSWLILKTAMCPVTVEGLDKIDTSKPYMYAANHLSALDIPVVYVYLPFQFRIMAKEELFHYPFMGWHLRRSGQVSIDRSNALASMRSLNRAAETLKAGMPLVVYPEGGRSASGQIIPFLGGVFYAAIKAQADVVPIALVGTYEALPMDTFHIMPRPMLMLVGEPISTAGLVPRDMDALALKVQKAVEDLYYSRAEIPDPRVPSSETVAPRSG
- a CDS encoding gamma-glutamyl-gamma-aminobutyrate hydrolase family protein (Members of this family of hydrolases with an active site Cys residue belong to MEROPS family C26.), coding for MKPRIAIPVPHSSDKDYDDRALPQYQKAIEQAGGEVEVIPLDKSQDEVAQLLKGCDGVLLPGSPADVDPQKYSAKRDPRTNPPDPPRDAVDELLLQDAHNMRKPLLGICYGLQSLNVWRTGTLLQHVETGVKHDAGRRLKKAHTVSVAPDSRLAKILSDAPDTNLHPSPDFTAMQFKVNSSHHQAAKKAGSGLRVAARCPDDSIIEAVEGTEPDHWLLAVQWHPERTAEDDPCSQALFNALVEAAREWHESPRAQVEPEGLPASKFTKAGRGKSK